One region of Gloeocapsopsis sp. IPPAS B-1203 genomic DNA includes:
- the upp gene encoding uracil phosphoribosyltransferase, with the protein MQAEVTVISHPLIQHKLTLMRKAETSTAKFRTLLKEISLLLAYEVTRDFPLKTETIKTPLATMEAPVLAPDKKLVIVSILRAGQGILDGMLELMPSARVGHIGLYRDPKTLIAVEYYFKVPHDVDKRDMLVVDPMLATGHSAAAAVTRLKSTNPASLKFVCLLAAPEGIEYLHEQHPDVPIYTAAIDEKLDDRGYIVPGLGDAGDRLFGTH; encoded by the coding sequence ATGCAAGCTGAAGTAACTGTCATTAGTCATCCCTTAATTCAACACAAGCTAACGCTAATGCGTAAAGCAGAAACGAGTACAGCCAAATTTCGCACCCTCTTAAAAGAAATTAGCTTGTTGTTAGCTTATGAAGTGACACGAGACTTCCCACTCAAAACTGAAACGATTAAAACGCCTTTAGCGACAATGGAAGCGCCAGTACTCGCACCAGATAAAAAGCTGGTAATTGTCTCAATTTTAAGAGCGGGGCAGGGAATTTTAGATGGAATGTTAGAGTTAATGCCTTCGGCTAGAGTAGGACATATTGGTTTGTACCGTGACCCCAAAACACTGATCGCAGTTGAATACTATTTCAAAGTACCCCACGATGTCGATAAGCGCGATATGTTAGTTGTCGATCCGATGCTAGCAACAGGACACTCTGCTGCTGCTGCAGTGACGCGCTTGAAGTCAACGAATCCTGCTTCTTTGAAGTTTGTTTGCTTGCTTGCTGCACCCGAAGGAATTGAGTACCTTCACGAACAACACCCTGATGTCCCAATATATACGGCTGCGATTGACGAAAAATTAGATGATCGTGGATATATTGTGCCAGGATTAGGTGATGCAGGCGATCGCCTGTTTGGCACTCACTGA
- the codB gene encoding cytosine permease has protein sequence MSSTSEQLAARSQVNEDYPLSAVPLDARKSIWSLAPLLIGFTLYSGTLFAGGRVGPAFRFPELVSLIVAGNLLLGLYAGLLSYIAARSGLSTVLMARFSFGSVGSRWVDFLLGFTQIGWYAWGSALMADLLNQLAGVPSSFNWLIVLFFTYFFCSTAYIGYQAMDWLSRIAVPAMLILMFWSLAIATRDVGGLTGLQAIVPTEQLGIGEAITIIVGTFVSGGTQATNWSRFAKNGRTAFWSTLAAFFLANGLLIFSGAFCALVYGNEDIVQVMAQQGLLFWGLILLFLNMWTTQDNTIYAFSVAGAHMFRTNKRTAFVLGGATVALVLAWGGIYNLLVPYLILLGTFIPPIGGVVMADYWLLRRGQFPPLLDQSQPPFNWAGIIAYIIASAIAWTAPGIKPINGIIAAVILYFILSKFVLGTRKTNAMN, from the coding sequence ATGAGTAGCACATCGGAACAACTAGCTGCGCGATCGCAAGTTAATGAGGATTATCCTCTTAGTGCTGTCCCATTAGACGCTCGTAAATCGATCTGGTCATTGGCTCCTTTGCTAATTGGATTTACGTTATATTCTGGGACTTTATTCGCCGGAGGTAGAGTTGGTCCAGCATTTCGCTTTCCCGAACTAGTCAGTTTGATTGTGGCAGGTAATCTACTGTTAGGTCTTTATGCAGGATTACTCAGCTACATCGCCGCGCGTAGTGGCTTAAGTACGGTGCTGATGGCACGCTTTAGTTTCGGTAGCGTTGGCTCGCGTTGGGTAGATTTTCTGTTGGGCTTTACCCAAATTGGTTGGTATGCTTGGGGTTCAGCATTAATGGCAGACTTGCTCAATCAATTAGCTGGAGTTCCCAGCTCTTTTAATTGGTTGATTGTCCTTTTCTTTACATATTTTTTCTGCTCGACTGCTTATATTGGTTATCAGGCGATGGATTGGCTGAGTCGGATTGCTGTTCCTGCAATGCTGATTTTAATGTTTTGGAGTTTGGCGATCGCCACAAGAGATGTTGGTGGATTAACTGGTTTACAAGCAATTGTCCCCACAGAGCAACTCGGAATTGGCGAAGCGATTACGATTATTGTCGGTACTTTTGTTTCTGGTGGAACTCAAGCGACAAATTGGAGTCGTTTTGCTAAGAATGGGCGTACAGCGTTTTGGAGTACTTTGGCTGCTTTTTTCCTTGCCAATGGCTTGCTGATTTTTAGTGGTGCTTTTTGTGCCTTAGTCTATGGCAACGAAGATATTGTACAAGTCATGGCTCAGCAAGGATTGCTGTTTTGGGGATTAATCCTGTTGTTCTTGAATATGTGGACAACACAAGACAACACTATCTACGCTTTTTCAGTAGCAGGCGCGCATATGTTTCGCACCAACAAGCGTACTGCCTTTGTTTTAGGTGGTGCTACTGTTGCTTTAGTCTTGGCTTGGGGTGGAATTTATAATTTACTAGTTCCTTACTTGATTTTGCTTGGCACATTTATTCCTCCCATCGGAGGTGTTGTCATGGCAGATTATTGGTTGTTACGCAGAGGACAATTTCCGCCGTTGTTAGATCAAAGCCAACCACCATTTAACTGGGCAGGAATTATTGCCTATATTATCGCTTCAGCGATCGCCTGGACTGCACCAGGGATTAAGCCAATTAACGGTATTATCGCTGCTGTCATCCTTTACTTTATTTTGAGTAAATTTGTCTTAGGTACAAGAAAAACAAACGCAATGAATTAA
- a CDS encoding glycosyltransferase family 2 protein, translating to MISVITPVYNGEKYIKDCIKVVVDQKCSNIEHIIVDGGSTDATVDIIKKSAQSYPHIRWISEKDRGQSDAMNKGIAMTKGNIIAILNVDDFYEPNVLNRISAIFDKLPEPSLLVGNCNILDDDNNLKRINRPKRLKITDLLVGYNINPFPFNPSAYFYHKSLHEKVGLYEVDEHYAMDVDFLLKAVQVANVKYVDEIWGNYRQISGTKTVNDINSGQNAIRLRQLMQKYLRKLPVYKQGLVAVKREYYKAEKRLEYFSKKPNEILPRIGKRLGIRTS from the coding sequence ATGATCAGCGTCATTACGCCAGTGTACAATGGCGAAAAATACATCAAAGATTGTATTAAAGTTGTTGTTGACCAGAAATGCTCAAATATAGAGCATATTATTGTTGACGGTGGGTCAACTGATGCGACGGTAGACATTATCAAAAAGTCTGCTCAATCTTATCCACATATTCGTTGGATATCAGAAAAAGATCGAGGACAATCAGATGCAATGAATAAAGGAATTGCCATGACAAAAGGCAATATTATTGCAATCCTCAATGTTGATGATTTCTATGAGCCTAATGTGTTAAATCGCATATCAGCAATCTTTGACAAGTTACCGGAACCGAGTCTACTTGTTGGTAACTGCAATATTCTCGATGATGATAACAATCTAAAACGAATCAATAGACCAAAAAGACTGAAAATTACTGATCTTTTAGTTGGCTACAACATTAACCCATTTCCTTTTAATCCATCGGCTTATTTTTACCACAAATCACTTCATGAAAAAGTAGGACTTTATGAAGTTGATGAACACTATGCTATGGATGTCGATTTTCTTCTAAAAGCTGTACAAGTAGCAAACGTGAAATATGTCGATGAGATTTGGGGCAATTATCGTCAAATCTCAGGCACAAAAACAGTTAATGATATCAATAGCGGTCAAAATGCTATCCGCTTGCGGCAATTAATGCAGAAATATTTGCGAAAACTTCCTGTATATAAGCAAGGGTTAGTCGCCGTCAAACGCGAGTATTATAAAGCTGAAAAACGACTCGAATATTTTTCAAAAAAACCCAATGAAATTTTACCGCGAATTGGGAAAAGATTAGGAATACGAACATCTTAA
- a CDS encoding polysaccharide biosynthesis tyrosine autokinase has translation MESNETIDIDLKRVWLILKRRWLPAAGVFGVVVAAAAALASMQRPVYEAQGKLLFKRADRTTAISGLKDINVGELEAIATKANPLNTEIEIIRSVPFVEKTISALNLRNSGGSLMKPQTLATRINAKNVPLTDVLQISYQSEDPEEAAAVVNKVMNLYIENNIITNRAEASAAGEFIAKQLPQMEATVRQAELALRQFKEQNQVVALDEEAKTAVAAVKQLENQITETQAQLADTTTRSATLQQQVGMNPQEGITLTSLNQSPGIQKVLTEYQQVEAELAVQQTRFVGEHPTILGLQERRDALRALLEERVQGAIGNAAATEVSPSNLQMGEIRQELTQNYVNSEIQRLGLTSRLSSLNNTYSAYRQRINVLPRLEQTQRELERRLEAAQSTYETLLRRLQEVRVAENQNMGNARIIEFATVPENSSVRKRAMILALGNVLALILAILTICILELSDRSVKTLREARERLDYTLLGTIPYFGKRYANRRNQEWSIPELPVINLPRSPISEAYRMLQANLKFLSSDKPLKVIVVTSAVPKEGKSTVSANLAAAMAQLGRKVLLIDADMRHPLQHHIWELTNAAGLSDVIVSQAEFESVVTEVIPKLDVLSAGVIPPNPMALLDSKRMASLVQYFTNNYDFVIIDAPPLVLAADAVTLGKMTDGVLLVARPGVLDSSSAAAAKESLERSGQNVLGLVVNGVIPENESDSYFYYAKEYANEKNFPVEENAPITTRR, from the coding sequence ATGGAATCTAACGAAACTATCGACATAGACCTGAAAAGAGTTTGGTTGATTTTAAAACGGCGCTGGTTACCTGCGGCAGGTGTATTTGGCGTTGTTGTAGCTGCAGCAGCCGCACTTGCTTCAATGCAACGACCTGTATACGAAGCGCAAGGCAAGCTCTTATTCAAAAGAGCGGATAGAACGACAGCAATCTCTGGTTTAAAAGATATTAACGTTGGCGAGCTAGAAGCAATAGCAACAAAAGCCAATCCTCTGAATACAGAAATAGAGATTATTCGTTCTGTACCTTTTGTAGAAAAAACGATCTCGGCACTTAATCTGAGAAACAGTGGTGGTTCATTAATGAAGCCACAGACACTGGCAACTAGAATTAACGCCAAAAATGTTCCTTTGACAGATGTGTTGCAGATATCATATCAAAGCGAAGATCCAGAAGAAGCGGCTGCAGTTGTTAACAAAGTGATGAATTTGTACATAGAAAACAATATCATCACAAACAGAGCCGAAGCATCGGCGGCAGGAGAATTTATTGCTAAGCAATTGCCGCAGATGGAAGCAACAGTGCGCCAAGCCGAACTAGCACTACGTCAATTCAAAGAACAAAATCAAGTTGTTGCTTTAGATGAAGAGGCAAAAACAGCAGTAGCAGCAGTCAAGCAACTAGAAAATCAAATTACGGAAACTCAGGCTCAACTCGCAGACACAACAACAAGAAGCGCAACCCTTCAACAACAAGTGGGCATGAATCCCCAAGAAGGAATTACGCTCACATCACTGAATCAATCGCCAGGAATACAAAAAGTTCTCACCGAATATCAACAAGTAGAAGCCGAATTAGCTGTACAGCAAACTCGCTTTGTTGGAGAGCATCCCACAATTTTAGGCTTACAGGAACGGAGAGATGCCTTAAGAGCTTTACTAGAAGAGCGCGTACAAGGCGCAATTGGCAATGCAGCAGCAACGGAAGTTTCACCTAGCAATTTACAAATGGGTGAAATTAGGCAGGAATTGACACAAAATTATGTTAATTCAGAGATTCAGCGCTTAGGTTTAACAAGTCGTCTCAGTTCACTTAATAACACCTATAGTGCCTACCGGCAAAGAATCAATGTTCTGCCTCGACTAGAACAAACGCAAAGAGAATTAGAGCGACGTTTAGAAGCTGCCCAATCTACCTACGAAACTTTGTTGCGGAGATTACAAGAGGTTAGGGTAGCTGAAAACCAAAATATGGGTAATGCCCGAATCATTGAATTTGCAACTGTGCCAGAAAACTCATCAGTGCGCAAAAGAGCGATGATTTTAGCGTTAGGCAACGTGTTAGCGCTCATATTAGCAATTCTGACAATATGCATTTTAGAATTAAGCGATCGCTCTGTTAAAACCTTACGCGAAGCTCGTGAAAGACTCGACTATACGCTATTAGGGACAATTCCTTACTTTGGCAAACGTTATGCCAACCGGCGCAATCAAGAATGGTCAATTCCTGAGTTACCGGTGATTAATCTACCGCGATCGCCAATCAGCGAAGCGTACAGAATGCTGCAAGCCAACCTAAAATTTCTCAGTTCAGATAAGCCACTGAAGGTGATTGTTGTCACAAGTGCTGTTCCTAAGGAAGGTAAATCAACTGTATCTGCTAATTTAGCTGCTGCTATGGCACAGCTTGGTCGTAAGGTATTACTGATTGATGCAGATATGCGTCATCCGCTACAACACCATATTTGGGAGTTGACAAACGCTGCAGGCTTAAGTGATGTGATTGTCTCGCAAGCTGAGTTTGAGTCAGTCGTTACAGAAGTGATCCCCAAACTTGACGTGCTCAGTGCAGGAGTCATTCCTCCCAATCCTATGGCACTTCTCGACTCAAAACGGATGGCTTCATTGGTGCAATACTTCACAAATAACTATGACTTTGTCATCATTGATGCACCACCCTTAGTCTTAGCAGCCGACGCTGTGACGCTCGGTAAAATGACAGACGGTGTCTTATTAGTAGCACGCCCTGGTGTTTTAGACTCTTCAAGTGCAGCCGCTGCTAAAGAATCATTAGAGCGATCAGGACAAAATGTCCTCGGCTTAGTTGTCAATGGTGTTATTCCCGAAAACGAGTCAGACAGCTACTTCTACTATGCGAAGGAGTACGCCAACGAAAAGAACTTCCCTGTAGAAGAGAATGCACCAATAACAACTCGAAGATAA
- a CDS encoding ureidoglycolate lyase, with the protein MAPAMLNRLTAQLITPKNFQSYGQVISARSDGKAYDSTDAQLVLHNGIPRFYIMRLQQRGRKFRTITRHLKCTQCLGSLAGKEWLLAVAPPCDTAQPDLDKVAAFRVPGDRFIKLEIGTWHAGPYFDHDFVDFYNLELSDTNINDHDTYNFLQQENLEWEIV; encoded by the coding sequence ATGGCTCCAGCTATGCTCAACCGATTAACCGCGCAATTGATTACACCAAAAAACTTTCAGTCTTATGGTCAAGTTATTTCTGCGAGGAGCGATGGTAAAGCTTATGACTCCACTGATGCGCAGTTAGTATTGCACAATGGCATTCCTCGTTTCTACATTATGCGTTTGCAGCAACGCGGGCGTAAATTTCGGACAATTACCCGCCACCTCAAATGTACTCAATGTTTGGGTTCACTTGCAGGAAAAGAATGGTTACTAGCAGTTGCACCTCCCTGTGATACTGCACAGCCAGATCTTGATAAAGTTGCCGCTTTTCGAGTTCCAGGCGATCGCTTTATTAAGTTAGAAATTGGTACTTGGCACGCTGGACCTTACTTTGACCATGATTTCGTCGATTTCTATAATCTAGAACTCAGCGATACCAATATTAACGACCACGATACCTATAATTTCTTACAGCAAGAGAATCTGGAATGGGAAATTGTTTAA